One window of the Podospora pseudopauciseta strain CBS 411.78 chromosome 4, whole genome shotgun sequence genome contains the following:
- a CDS encoding hypothetical protein (EggNog:ENOG503P0W5; COG:S) translates to MQHTIKTSSFILSHTHTKGLAIPRVPVDMAI, encoded by the coding sequence ATGCAGCACACTATCAAGACCAGCTCCTTTATTCTCTCTCATACACACACCAAGGGGTTGGCAATCCCTCGTGTACCGGTCGATATGGCAATTTAA
- a CDS encoding hypothetical protein (EggNog:ENOG503P0W5; COG:S), with amino-acid sequence MQKNAIKTSFFILSDSHAEKGLAIPNVPVDVAIHCGDLTEESKIHEFQTSLDLLRHIDAPLKLIIAGNHDFTLDKTAFEKKVAEFQQLYLARIQISTKPNMKMSSEDVVFLGKGIHSFALRNGAKLTVYASPFTPSLEADDWGFSTNEERNHEFNIPSDVDIVLTHGPPNGILDRAASKQRLGCEHLFAAVARARPKMHCFGYVHNGWGAKFVAWREVPSKKPSHFSDINNEGSVLVENLGSILPWKWDTEDVVREKESRLEDLRRRGYRRTSHCAGDEQPIEVGKSTLFVNAAIQGAKDGTQFPWVVDIDLPAAVALEGC; translated from the exons ATGCAGAAAAACGCCATCAAAACCAGCTTTTTTATTCTTTCGGATTCACACGCCGAGAAGGGGCTGGCGATCCCCAATGTACCAGTCGACGTAGCAATTCACTGTGGCGACTTGACCGAGGAATCCAAAATCCACGAGTTCCAAACATCTctggacctcctccgccacatCGATGCCCCTCTGAAATTGATCATCGCGGGAAATCACGATTTTACACTCGACAAAACAGCTTTTGAGAAAAAAGTGGCAGAATTTCAGCAGCTTTACCTGGCTCGGATACAGATCTCAACAAAACCGAATATGAAGATGTCG TCGGAAGATGTCGTCTTTCTAGGAAAGGGCATCCACAGTTTTGCCCTCCGAAACGGAGCGAAATTGACGGTCTACGCCAGCCCATTCACGCCATCACTCGAAGCAGACGACTGGGGTTTCAGTACAAACGAGGAGAGAAACCACGAATTTAACATACCGAGTGATGTCGACATTGTCCTCACACACGGCCCACCGAATGGGATCCTCGACCGTGCAGCGTCCAAGCAGAGACTCGGATGCGAACATCtctttgctgctgttgccagAGCGCGCCCAAAGATGCACTGCTTTGGGTATGTTCATAATGGTTGGGGGGCCAAATTTGTGGCATGGCGGGAAGTACCCAGTAAGAAGCCAAGTCACTTTAGTGACATCAACAACGAGGGGTCTGTTTTGGTGGAAAATCTTGGGAGTATTCTTCCGTGGAAATGGGATACGGAGGATGTGGTTCGAGAGAAGGAGAGCCGGCTGGAAGatttgcggaggaggggttaCAGGAGGACAAGTCATTGTGCCGGGGATGAGCAGCCGATTGAGGTGGGAAAGAGTACTTTGTTTGTTAACGCGGCTATTCAAGGGGCGAAGGATGGGACACAATTTCCATGGGTTGTTGATATTGACTTACCTGCTGCTGTCGCGTTAGAAGGATGTTAA
- a CDS encoding hypothetical protein (EggNog:ENOG503NYUH): MPSKNASSHHVIMDSEKRTQKLHELDLQYHQSAHQLELVIREEDARRAKVRQLLLQDEASSLKDQITQRDARIRDLVDQADDVRQQLDSLHERCRRQEKVMQTQNREISNLKEEITAFSHLSVDSSKVLTEKLALSRELSLLKPEVEHLKSQLAHQKDVLAEKLALERQLNTLEVELANEKRAAQKAALLQKQQNENQNQEEEKTLRAQIRELEKQLAKEKKTSQKSVEVEEEIQGLRGQLAALEKTLATEKKQAAQKENAMAEVQEELEKLRLNVQELEKEKKAALKKAAKAEKTTDGAAGGEEVEQLKEELTSLKKALAQEQKETEALRKENEQAVEDAEEQKNALLNRVEKLKNKYKDTVEELKKCRTELERANEQAEKATAKVPAIPAGLGSTTTVPLKKPGAAKANAKKKRTVDELMVDEKVLMTPGGMDDRPKRPLKKRGFDTSVLVEKSTFSITPFLNKTVGSIGEVEGTPTVATVGVKTAAAAAPAEAMEVDEVEERQPVAEEAAEAEGEVEEAAPVVAKGKKMVEKKTRGKPKGSTNAPKPLEPSSPGKANENAPVGRVKKMTAFMPLEEADVEGEAVVSKPAAADVAPVRQRSVSVEPEKKKKRKLGGAAPPTIFEEDEDEKVVETAKPVAAVGGVRKRPPVSRMNKGPVGKVIGIGGSGKAFSPLKRDKRGVGASFLA; the protein is encoded by the exons ATGCCGTCGAAAAACGCGTCGTCGCACCATGTAATCATGGACTCTGAAAAG AGAACCCAAAAACTCCACGAACTTGACCTCCAATACCATCAATCCGCCCACCAGCTAGAACTAGTCAtccgagaagaagacgcGCGACGAGCCAAAGTTCGGCAACTCCTACTCCAAGACGAAGCCTCCAGCCTCAAGGACCAAATCACTCAGCGGGATGCGCGCATCAGAGATCTTGTCGACCAAGCCGACGATGTGCGCCAGCAACTCGACAGTCTGCACGAACGGTGCAGGAGGCAGGAGAAGGTGATGCAGACTCAGAATCGCGAGATTTCTAATCTAAAG GAAGAAATAACAGccttctcccacctctcGGTCGACTCCTCCAAAGTCCTCACCGAAAAGCTCGCACTCTCCCGCgagctctccctcctcaagccAGAAGTCGAACACCTCAAGTCCCAGCTCGCCCACCAAAAGGACGTCCTCGCCGAGAAGCTGGCCCTCGAAAGACAGCTTAACACGCTAGAAGTCGAACTCGCCAACGAGAAGCGCGCCGCGCAAAAGGCTGCCCTGCTCCAGAAGCAGCAAAACGAGAACCAGAaccaggaagaggagaaaacGCTCAGAGCACAAATCCGGGAACTGGAGAAACAGTTGgccaaggaaaagaagacatCACAGAAGAGcgtcgaggtggaggaggaaatccaggggttgagggggcaATTGGCTGCGTTGGAGAAGACTCTTGCTACGGAAAAGAAACAGGCTGCGCAAAAGGAGAATGCGATGGCAGAGGTacaggaggagttggagaagtTGAGATTGAATGTTCAGGAgttggaaaaggagaagaaggctgcttTGAAGAAGGCGGCCAAGGCGGAGAAGACAACTGACGGTGCGgcgggtggggaggaggttgagcagCTAAAGGAGGAGCTCACAAGCCTCAAGAAAGCCCTGGCGCAAGAGCAAAAGGAGACTGAAGCTCTACGGAAAGAAAACGAGCAAGCGGTGGAAGACGCCGAAGAGCAAAAGAATGCCCTGCTGAACAGGGTTGAGAAGTTGAAAAACAAGTACAAGGACACGGttgaggagctgaagaagtGCAGAACTGAGCTGGAAAGGGCGAACGAGCAGGCGGAGAAGGCAACGGCTAAGGTCCCTGCTATCCCTGCTGGGCTTGGCAGCACGACTACTGTCCCTCTGAAGAAGCCTGGCGCGGCCAAGGCGAAcgcgaagaagaagaggacggtGGATGAGCTGATGGTGGATGAAAAGGTGCTGATGACGCCGGGGGGGATGGACGACAGGCCGAAGCGTCCTCTTaagaagagggggtttgaCACGTCGGTTTTGGTGGAGAAGTCGACGTTTTCGATCACGCCGTTTTTGAACAAGACGGTGGGTTcgattggggaggtggaggggacgCCTACTGTTGCTACGGTGGGGGTTAAgaccgccgctgctgctgcgccggctgaggcgatggaggtggatgaggtggaggagcggcagcctgttgctgaggaggcggctgaggcagagggtgaggtggaggaggcggcgccTGTTGTGgcgaaggggaagaaaatggtggagaagaagactcgGGGTAAGCCGAAGGGGTCGACGAATGCGCCTAAGCCGTTGGAGCCTTCCTCGCCTGGGAAGGCAAATGAGAATGCGCCTGTGGGTCGCGTCAAGAAGATGACTGCTTTTATGcctttggaggaggcggatgtggagggggaggctgTTGTTTCCAAGCCAGCGGCCGCAGATGTCGCGCCTGTAAGGCAACGTTCTGTGAGTGTGGagccggagaagaagaagaagaggaagttgGGCGGTGCAGCGCCTCCGACTATCtttgaggaggacgaggacgagaaggTAGTTGAGACAGCGAAGCCGGTGGcggctgttggtggtgtgagGAAGAGACCGCCTGTTTCTAGGATGAACAAGGGGCCGGTGGGCAAGGTGATTGGGATTGGCGGGTCAGGGAAGGCCTTTTCGCCGTTGAAGAGGGATAAGAGGGGTGTGGGAGCGAGCTTTCTGGCTTGA
- the CEL6C gene encoding 1,4-beta-D-glucan cellobiohydrolase cel6c (EggNog:ENOG503NVQJ; CAZy:GH6; COG:G) — MKITSSAAALALVASAVAAPSPTTQDKPTKRQAGCASAVSLNAQTNVFKQYTLHANNFYRKEIEELAIPNLSDPSLEAAARKVADTGSFVWLDTIANVDRLEPALAEVPCNEILGVVVYDLPGRDCAAKASNGELKVGELNRYKTEFIDRIASILKAHPNTAVALVIEPDSLPNLVTNSDVQACRNSAAGYRDGVAYALKTLNLPNVVQYIDAGHGGWLGWDANLKPGAEELAKAYKAAGSPKQFRGIATNVAGWNAWDLSPGEFSSASDAKYNSCQNERTYVNTFGQRLKAAGMPNHAIVDTGRSGVQGLREEWGNWCNVDGAGFGRPPSADTGLELADAFVWVKPGGESDGTSDSSAVRYDSFCGKPDAFQPSPEAGAWHQEYFEMLLRNSNPSLL, encoded by the exons ATGAAGATCACCAGCTCCGCCGCCGCTCTGGCGCTCGTCGCCTCAGCCGTTGCCGCCCCTTCCCCGACCACCCAGGACAAGCCCACCAAGAGACAAGCTGGTTGCGCCTCGGCCGTCTCCCTCAACGCCCAGACCAACGTCTTCAAGCAGTACACCCTCCACGCCAACAACTTCTACCgcaaggagattgaggagctcGCCATCCCCAACCTTTCCGACCCCTCCCTCGAGGCTGCCGCCCGCAAGGTTGCCGACACCGGTTCCTTCGTCTGGCTCGACACCATCGCCAATGTTGACAGGCTCGAGCCCGCTCTCGCCGAGGTTCCTTGCAACGAGATCCTCGGTGTCGTCGTCTACGATCTTCCCGGCCGTGATTGCGCTGCCAAGGCTTCCAACGGTGAGCTGAAGGTTGGCGAGCTCAACAGGTACAAGACTGAGTTCATTGACC GCATCGCCTCCATCCTCAAGGCCCACCCCAACACCGCCGTCGCGCTCGTCATTGAGCCCGATTCGCTCCCCAACCTGGTCACCAACTCCGACGTTCAGGCCTGCCGCAACTCGGCCGCCGGCTACCGCGACGGTGTCGCCTACGCGCTCAAGACGCTCAACCTTCCCAACGTCGTCCAGTACATCGACGCCGGCCACGGCGGCTGGCTCGGCTGGGACGCCAACCTCAAGCCCGGCGCCGAGGAGCTCGCCAAGGCCTACAAGGCCGCCGGCAGCCCTAAGCAGTTCCGTGGCATCGCCACCAACGTGGCCGGCTGGAACGCCTGGGACCTGTCCCCCGGCGAgttctcctccgcctccgacGCCAAGTACAACTCGTGCCAGAACGAGCGCACTTACGTCAACACCTTTGGCCAGCGCCTCAAGGCCGCCGGCATGCCCAACCACGCCATCGTCGACACTGGCCGCAGCGGTGTCCAGGGTCTCCGCGAGGAGTGGGGTAACTGGTGCAACGTCGACGGTGCCGGCTTCGGCCGTCCCCCCTCGGCCGACACCGGCCTCGAGCTGGCTGATGCCTTCGTCTGGGTCAAGCCCGGCGGTGAGTCGGATGGTACTTCCGACAGCTCGGCTGTTCGTTATGACAGCTTCTGCGGGAAGCCCGATGCCTTCCAGCCTTCGCCCGAGGCCGGTGCCTGGCACCAGGAGTACTTTGAGATGTTGCTTCGCAACTCTAACCCTTCCCTTCTTTAA
- a CDS encoding hypothetical protein (COG:S; EggNog:ENOG503NXX7), with amino-acid sequence MNRAATSITITDPFVKYTSLIATGAYSPDAAQYRLAHHLQKIYTRLKDYKPTHEYRSRLGQIARAIDPVTTSAHGGDDIASPTHPIRRNPLFSKLFQRDDSKDSLALARTLTDQQAALHVNSPKGLFLSGEVGTGKSMLLDLLAEGLPTQGKKRWHYNTFMLHAFSRLEEFRKSHSKVFSTHGAEYSLLWIAKEMVEQSPILFLDEFQLPDRAASKIMNNLFIAFFQLGGVLIASSNRMPEELEKATGGYYSPPTTGGLVERVLGYGKSQYGELFGKTSDFASFLEVLKARCDFWHMEGTRDWRRRESHGSATLPVAESSGTLHAESWSARTAVSTAEHGHEEVESNSSARAPAMYFLPSQNQETWQTIYSDTADWEPYSQIVYGRKVTAPRQRHGVACWSFDELVRSLGPADYISLASNYHTFIIDNIPVLEFSMKNEARRFITFLDALYESRCKLIVRAEVGPDDLFFPEMRASGRTTGGIGTAPAQVEVVDDATYSETIAEVFQDQMSPFRPNISTYADSRNAKYDPDQDSDFGKEQESKIDFTKTGGFTGEDERFAYKRATSRLWELCSGQWHAREGDWWRPLAREARHWEGKEVSKPMPSPLINSPKSEITMGEPVELDETAGLERHRAQSLKEGERHTI; translated from the coding sequence ATGAACCGAGCGGCCacatccatcaccatcactgACCCCTTTGTCAAGTACACGTCCCTGATAGCTACAGGTGCTTACAGCCCTGATGCGGCACAGTACCGTCTCgcacaccacctccaaaagATATACACAAGACTCAAAGACTACAAACCCACCCACGAGTATCGAAGCAGGCTGGGCCAGATTGCCAGAGCCATTGATCCTGTCACCACGAGTGCACATGGAGGAGACGATATAGCGTCTCCCACCCATCCCATTCGTCGGAATCCTCTCTTTTCCAAACTTTTTCAGCGAGACGACAGCAAAGACAGTCTTGCCCTGGCAAGAACACTCACTGACCAGCAAGCCGCTCTCCATGTAAACTCTCCCAAAGGGCTTTTTCTGTCGGGCGAGGTGGGCACAGGCAAATCGATGTTGCTCGATCTCTTGGCCGAGGGTCTTCCTACACaagggaagaagaggtggcATTATAACACATTCATGCTTCACGCCTTTTCACGGCTGGAAGAATTCCGAAAGTCGCACTCCAAGGTCTTTTCAACACACGGCGCAGAGTACTCGCTGCTGTGGATAGCAAAGGAAATGGTTGAGCAGTCTCCCATTCTCTTCCTTGATGAGTTTCAGCTCCCTGATCGAGCCGCCAGCAAGATCATGAACAATCTTTTCATTGCCTTTTTCCAGTTGGGTGGTGTTCTCATTGCTTCGTCCAACAGAATGCCCGAGGAGCTTGAGAAAGCCACGGGTGGTTACTACTCGCCACCAACCACCGGTGGACTTGTGGAAAGGGTACTAGGGTATGGCAAGAGTCAGTATGGTGAGCTGTTTGGGAAGACGAGTGATTTTGCCAGCTTTCTGGAAGTTCTGAAGGCTCGATGTGACTTCTGGCACATGGAGGGCACGCGGGACTGGCGGAGAAGGGAAAGCCATGGCAGTGCTACTCTCCCTGTTGCGGAGTCATCTGGTACTTTGCATGCCGAGAGTTGGTCAGCAAGAACAGCCGTCAGTACTGCTGAGCATGGCCATGAAGAGGTCGAAAGCAACTCTTCAGCACGGGCACCAGCGATGTATTTCCTACCATCTCAAAATCAGGAAACATGGCAAACCATTTACTCAGACACTGCGGATTGGGAGCCATACTCTCAAATAGTGTATGGGAGGAAGGTAACTGCTCCCAGACAGCGACACGGAGTGGCGTGCTGGAGCTTTGATGAACTCGTGAGATCTCTAGGTCCCGCAGATTACATCAGTCTGGCGTCCAACTACCACACCTTCATCATTGACAACATTCCTGTTTTGGAGTTTTCCATGAAGAACGAGGCCAGAAGGTTCATCACCTTTTTGGACGCCCTGTACGAGTCACGCTGCAAGCTCATTGTTCGTGCTGAGGTCGGCCCTGATGACTTGTTCTTCCCGGAGATGAGGGCGTCGGGTAGAACAACGGGCGGAATTGGGACCGCTCCGGCCCAAGTTGAGGTTGTCGATGATGCTACCTATTCCGAGACCATCGCAGAGGTTTTCCAAGATCAAATGTCCCCCTTCCGGCCCAACATCTCTACTTATGCCGACTCCAGAAATGCCAAATATGATCCGGATCAGGACTCGGATTTTGGCAAGGAACAGGAGAGCAAGATTGACTTTACCAAAACCGGGGGTTTCACCGGTGAAGACGAAAGATTCGCGTACAAGAGAGCCACGAGTAGACTGTGGGAGCTATGCAGCGGGCAGTGGCATGCTCGGGAAGGGGATTGGTGGCGCcctttggcgagggaggctAGGCACTGGGAAGGCAAAGAGGTATCGAAGCCTATGCCTTCACCCCTTATTAACTCACCCAAGAGCGAGATTACCATGGGTGAGCCTGTAGAGTTGGATGAGACTGCTGGCCTGGAGAGGCATAGAGCTCAAAGCTTGAAGGAGGGCGAACGCCACACGATCTAA
- the OST3 gene encoding oligosaccharyl transferase subunit ost3/OST6 (BUSCO:EOG09264R0D; EggNog:ENOG503NWTE; COG:O), giving the protein MRWLPAFLTASLAFAGGSLAAKKTTEERFNSFHAKSIASSSAAPIKLSDASYRELTGQPRDYTAAVVLTAMDSRFNCQLCREFQPEWDLLARSWVKGDKAGESRVLFGTLDFADGREIFMSLGLQTAPVLLLFPPTVGPHAVANSEPLRYDFSNGPQIAEVVHTWIARHLPDRPHPPVKRPINWMRWISTTVLTLGSLTASYVAWPYIVPVLQSRNIWAAVTLISILLFTSGHMYNHIRKVPYVASDGKGGISYFASGFQSQYGLETQIVAALYGLLSLAGISLAIKVPRIGDSKTQGVAVLAWGGVFFFTYAFLLSVFRGKNPGYPFRLPPFV; this is encoded by the exons ATGCGTTGGCTGCCCGCTTTCCTGACGGCCTCGCTGGCCTTTGCCGGCGGGTCGCTGGCAGCAAAGAAGACGACTGAGGAGCGCTTCAACTCCTTCCACGCCAAATCCATTGCTTCCTCATCCGCCGCCCCGATCAAGCTCAGCGATGCTTCCTACCGAGAACTCACCGGTCAACCCCGCGATTACACCGCCGCCGTGGTCCTGACCGCCATGGACTCCCGCTTCAACTGCCAGCTCTGCCGCGAGTTCCAGCCTGAGTGGGATCTACTTGCGCGCAGCTGGGTCAAGGGTGACAAGGCTGGTGAATCGAGGGTTTTGTTTGGTACTCTGGACTTTGCCGACGGGAGAGAGATTTTCATGAGT CTCGGCCTCCAAACCGcccccgtcctcctcctcttcccacccaCCGTCGGCCCCCACGCCGTCGCCAACAGCGAGCCCCTCCGTTATGACTTTTCCAACGG CCCTCAAATCGCCGAAGTAGTCCACACCTGGATCGcccgccacctccccgaCCGCCCACACCCCCCCGTCAAAAGACCAATCAACTGGATGCGCTGGATTTCCACCACGGtcctcaccctcggcagCCTGACAGCCTCGTACGTCGCCTGGCCTTACATTGTGCCCGTGCTCCAATCCCGCAACATCTGGGCCGCCGTCACGCTCATCTCTATTCTTTTGTTCACCTCGGGCCACATGTACAACCACATCCGCAAGGTCCCGTACGTTGCTTCGGATGGCAAGGGGGGTATCAGCTACTTTGCCTCTGGGTTCCAGAGCCAGTACGGGTTGGAGACGCAGATTGTTGCCGCTCTTT ATGGTTTGTTGTCTCTGGCGGGCATCTCCCTTGCGATCAAGGTGCCGAGAATTGGGGACTCCAAGACGCAGGGGGTTGCGGTGCTGGCGTGGGGTGGGGTGTTCTTTTTCACGTATGCGTTTTTGCTGAGCGTGTTTCGGGGGAAGAACCCGGGGTATCCTTTTAGGTTGCCTCCTTTTGTTTAA
- the MRM2 gene encoding 2' O-ribose methyltransferase (COG:D; EggNog:ENOG503NWAF) — MSLSCRRASLWLAAAVRPVNRTLLSLSPSPSPSPSSSFFRPTFTTPSPNNNPQSRPSSSSSQWKQRQSRDRFALAARVQGLRSRAAFKLLEMQEKYSLFRPRRNQIVVDLGYAPGSWSQVALDATAPDGKVIGIDLLPAQPPKGVSTIQGNFLSKAVQEMCKNFVLEADLKRRKMERRREWAAKKSIEIEEGEVEERGSYIDLERRSAQEEEELEQEKGLNMRVVDVVLSDMSEPWPQTQGFKINSISNPYLSLHRLMNTSGISLRDHAGSMELCKAALTFASETLKPDGHFVCKYYEGSGDDELKMVLKKMFAKVHREKPMSSRKESRETFYVALRRREDVTFERVDGMYKILQNGEVVCGIV, encoded by the exons ATGAGCTTATCCTGCCGCCGGGCGTCTCTCTggctggcagcagcagtccgACCCGTTAATCGCACCCTTCTCTCGCTctcgccatcaccatcaccatcaccatcatcatcctttTTTAGACCCACCTTTACAacgccatcaccaaacaacaacccccaatctcgcccctcctcctccagctcccagtGGAAACAACGCCAATCCCGAGACCGCTTCGCCCTCGCGGCCAGAGTCCAAGGCCTCCGCTCCCGCGCCGCCTTCAAGCTCCTAGAGATGCAAGAAAAATACTCCCTCTTCCGGCCCCGCAGGAACCAGATCGTCGTTGATTTGGGGTACGCCCCTGGGTCGTGGTCGCAGGTGGCACTTGACGCGACGGCCCCGGACGGGAAGGTGATTGGCATCGACTTGTTGCCTGCGCAGCCGCCAAAGGGGGTGAGCACCATCCAGGGAAACTTTCTCAGCAAGGCGGTGCAGGAGATGTGCAAGAATTTTGTGTTGGAGGCGGATTTGAAACGGAGGAAaatggagaggaggcgggagtGGGCGGCAAAGAAGAGCATTGAGAtagaggagggagaggtggaggagagggggagttATATCGATTTGGAGAGGAGATCggcgcaggaggaggaggagttggaacAGGAGAAGGGCTTGAATATGAGGGTGGTTGAT GTGGTGTTAAGCGACATGTCCGAACCCTGGCCCCAAACTCAAGGATTCAAAATCAACAGCATAAGTAACCCGTATTTGTCTCTACACAGGTTGATGAACACGAGCGGAATTTCTCTCAGGGACCACGCGGGGAGCATG GAACTCTGCAAAGCGGCGTTGACGTTTGCCAGCGAAACACTGAAACCGGACGGGCACTTCGTGTGCAAGTATTACGAAGGGAGTGGCGACGATGAGTTGAAGATGGTACTGAAGAAGATGTTTGCAAAGGTGCATAGGGAGAAGCCTatgtcgtcgaggaag GAATCGAGAGAGACCTTCTATGTggcgctgaggaggagggaagatGTTACGTTTGAGCGTGTGGACGGGATGTATAAGATTCTTCAAAATGGTGAGGTGGTCTGTGGCATTGTGTAG